From the Shewanella amazonensis SB2B genome, one window contains:
- the aceE gene encoding pyruvate dehydrogenase (acetyl-transferring), homodimeric type, which produces MSEPMQMLQDLDPIETQEWLAALESVVREEGVERAQFLLEQVLEQARLDGVDMPTGITTNYVNTIPLTQEPAYPGDITIERRIRSIIRWNAIMIVLRASKKDLELGGHMASFQSAAAFYEVCFNHFFRAPNHKDGGDLVYYQGHIAPGIYSRAFLEGRLTEEQLDNFRQEVDGKGISSYPHPKLMPEFWQFPTVSMGLGPISSIYQARFLKYLNGRGLKDTTEQRVYAFLGDGEMDEPESRGAISFAAREKLDNLCFLINCNLQRLDGPVMGNGKIIQELEGLFKGAGWNVIKVVWGSGWDKLLAKDTTGKLLQLMNETVDGDYQTFKAKDGAYVREHFFGKYPETAALVADMTDEEIFALKRGGHEPSKLYAAFKAAQETKGRPTVILAKTVKGYGMGDAAEGKNIAHQVKKMDMSHVAKLRDRLGVTDLVSDEDLVNLPYIKLEEGSVEHTYLHARREALHGYTPKRLPNFTGEFVAPELSEFKPLLEEQKRDISTTMGFVRTLNILLKDKNIGKNIVPIIADEARTFGMEGLFRQIGIYNPYGQNYIPEDRDIVSYYKEDTSGQVLQEGINELGAMSSWVAAATSYSTNNLPMIPFYIYYSMFGFQRVGDMAWMAGDQQARGFLLGATAGRTTLNGEGLQHEDGHSHILAGTVPNCISYDPTFAYETAVIIQDGIRRMYGEQENVFYYLTLMNENYAMPAMPEGAEEGIRKGIYKLESHTGGKGSAYSPAKPSKVQLMSSGTIMNEVRKAAVILAEEYGIGSDVFSVTSFNELARNGQDCERFNMLHPEADARVPYITSVLGSEPAIAATDYMKNYAEQVRAFMPSVSYKVLGTDGFGRSDSRANLRRHFEVNAGYVVVAALNELAKRGDIEKSVVVAAIKKFDIDTEKMNPLYA; this is translated from the coding sequence ATGTCTGAACCTATGCAAATGCTACAAGACTTAGATCCCATCGAAACCCAGGAGTGGCTGGCGGCCCTCGAGTCCGTTGTTCGCGAAGAAGGCGTCGAACGTGCCCAATTCCTGCTGGAGCAAGTGTTGGAGCAGGCCCGTCTTGATGGTGTGGACATGCCAACCGGCATCACCACCAACTATGTGAACACCATCCCCTTGACTCAGGAACCGGCTTACCCTGGTGATATCACCATTGAACGCCGCATCCGTTCCATCATTCGCTGGAACGCCATCATGATAGTACTGCGCGCCTCCAAGAAAGATCTGGAGCTGGGTGGTCACATGGCGTCTTTCCAGTCGGCGGCTGCTTTCTACGAAGTGTGTTTCAACCACTTTTTCCGCGCCCCCAACCACAAAGATGGTGGCGACCTGGTTTACTATCAGGGCCACATTGCCCCCGGTATTTATAGCCGTGCTTTCCTCGAAGGTCGTCTGACCGAAGAGCAGCTGGACAACTTCCGTCAGGAAGTGGACGGCAAGGGTATTTCGTCTTACCCACACCCCAAGCTGATGCCTGAATTCTGGCAATTCCCAACCGTATCCATGGGTCTGGGCCCTATCTCTTCTATTTATCAGGCACGCTTCCTCAAGTACCTGAATGGCCGTGGACTGAAAGACACCACCGAGCAGCGCGTGTACGCCTTCCTCGGCGATGGTGAAATGGACGAGCCGGAAAGCCGCGGTGCTATCTCCTTCGCTGCCCGTGAGAAGCTGGACAACCTGTGCTTCCTCATCAACTGTAACCTGCAGCGTCTCGACGGCCCGGTAATGGGTAACGGCAAAATTATCCAGGAACTCGAAGGCCTGTTTAAAGGCGCGGGCTGGAACGTAATCAAGGTAGTGTGGGGCAGTGGCTGGGACAAGCTGCTGGCCAAAGACACCACCGGCAAGCTGCTGCAGCTGATGAACGAAACCGTTGACGGTGACTATCAGACCTTCAAGGCCAAAGATGGTGCCTACGTGCGTGAGCACTTCTTCGGTAAGTACCCAGAGACGGCTGCTCTGGTTGCCGACATGACCGACGAAGAAATCTTCGCCCTAAAGCGCGGTGGCCATGAGCCTTCCAAGCTGTACGCGGCATTCAAAGCTGCCCAGGAGACCAAGGGGCGTCCAACTGTGATCTTGGCCAAGACTGTAAAAGGTTACGGCATGGGCGATGCGGCCGAAGGCAAGAACATCGCGCACCAGGTGAAAAAGATGGACATGTCCCACGTGGCCAAGCTGCGTGACCGTCTGGGTGTGACGGATCTGGTCAGCGACGAAGATCTGGTTAATCTGCCATACATCAAGCTCGAAGAAGGCAGTGTTGAGCACACCTATTTGCACGCCCGTCGTGAAGCCCTGCACGGCTACACGCCCAAGCGTCTGCCTAACTTCACCGGCGAGTTTGTTGCCCCTGAACTGTCTGAGTTCAAGCCGCTGCTGGAAGAGCAGAAGCGTGATATTTCTACCACCATGGGCTTTGTTCGTACCCTGAACATCCTGCTCAAGGACAAGAATATCGGCAAAAACATCGTGCCTATTATCGCCGACGAAGCCCGTACCTTCGGTATGGAAGGTCTGTTCCGTCAGATTGGTATCTATAACCCCTACGGCCAGAACTACATTCCGGAAGACCGCGATATCGTGTCTTACTACAAGGAAGACACTTCAGGCCAGGTACTGCAAGAAGGTATCAACGAGCTGGGCGCCATGTCTTCATGGGTTGCCGCTGCCACCTCGTACAGCACCAACAACCTGCCAATGATCCCGTTCTACATCTACTACTCCATGTTCGGCTTCCAGCGTGTGGGCGATATGGCGTGGATGGCAGGCGACCAGCAGGCGCGCGGCTTCCTTTTGGGTGCCACTGCCGGTCGTACCACCTTGAACGGTGAAGGTCTGCAGCACGAAGACGGTCACAGCCACATCCTGGCCGGTACCGTACCTAACTGTATTTCTTACGATCCGACCTTTGCTTACGAAACTGCCGTGATCATTCAGGACGGTATCCGCCGCATGTATGGCGAGCAGGAGAACGTGTTCTACTACCTGACCCTGATGAACGAAAACTACGCCATGCCAGCCATGCCAGAAGGTGCCGAGGAAGGTATCCGCAAGGGTATCTACAAACTCGAAAGCCATACAGGTGGCAAGGGCAGTGCCTACAGCCCAGCGAAGCCATCAAAAGTGCAGTTGATGAGCTCAGGCACCATCATGAATGAAGTACGTAAAGCCGCGGTTATCCTGGCTGAAGAATACGGCATAGGTTCAGATGTGTTCTCCGTGACTTCGTTCAACGAGCTGGCCCGTAACGGTCAGGACTGCGAGCGTTTCAATATGCTGCATCCTGAAGCTGACGCCCGCGTACCTTACATCACCTCAGTACTGGGCAGCGAGCCTGCCATTGCCGCGACCGACTACATGAAGAACTACGCCGAACAGGTTCGTGCCTTCATGCCAAGCGTGTCCTACAAGGTGCTGGGTACCGACGGTTTCGGTCGCTCTGACAGCCGCGCCAACCTGCGTCGTCACTTCGAAGTGAACGCCGGTTACGTGGTGGTTGCAGCCCTGAACGAGCTGGCCAAGCGCGGTGACATCGAGAAATCTGTGGTGGTTGCTGCCATCAAGAAGTTCGATATCGACACCGAGAAGATGAACCCACTTTACGCGTAA